A part of Notolabrus celidotus isolate fNotCel1 chromosome 21, fNotCel1.pri, whole genome shotgun sequence genomic DNA contains:
- the LOC117805059 gene encoding cryptochrome-1-like has translation MVINTVHWFRKGLRLHDNPSLKESLQGADTVRCVYILDPWFAGSSNVGINRWRFLLQSLEDLDSSLRKLNSRLFVIRGQPTDVFPRLFKEWNISRLSYEYDSEPFGKERDAAIKKLASEAGVEVTVRISHTLYDLDKIIELNGGQSPLTYKRFQTLISRMDPVELPAESITAEVMGKCTTPLSDDHDDKFGVPSLEELGFDTEGLSSAVWPGGETEALTRLERHLERKAWVANFERPRMNANSLLASPTGLSPYLRFGCLSCRLFYFKLTDLYKKVKKNSSPPLSLYGQLLWREFFYTAATNNPCFDKMESNPICVQIPWDRNAEALAKWAEGRSGFPWIDAIMTQLRQEGWIHHLARHAVACFLTRGDLWISWEEGMKVFEELLLDADWSVNAGSWMWLSCSSFFQQFFHCYCPVGFGRRTDPNGDYIRRYLPILRGFPAKYIYDPWNAPESVQKAAKCIIGVHYPKPMVHHAEASRLNIERMKQIYQQLSCYRGLGLLATVPSNMNSNGNTEMSSDVVGYSVRSTHDAAPSSGYELPVQNEEQWQSGVMMYLQGDQQTSMSTHQQGTSAGVMCYSQGSQQIPGPALKTHGSSQTSIKRHSEDSVNFRGSKVLRQSTH, from the exons ATGGTCATTAATACGGTGCACTGGTTCAGGAAGGGCTTGCGGCTCCATGACAACCCGTCGCTGAAGGAATCTCTGCAGGGAGCGGACACCGTGCGCTGCGTCTACATCCTCGACCCCTGGTTTGCTGGATCGTCCAACGTTGGGATCAACAGGTGGAG gttCTTACTGCAGAGTCTCGAGGACTTAGACTCCAGTCTCCGTAAGCTCAACTCAAGACTGTTTGTGATAAGAGGCCAACCCACTGATGTCTTTCCCAGACTTTTCAAG GAATGGAATATCTCTCGTTTGTCTTACGAGTACGACTCTGAGCCGTTTGGGAAGGAGCGAGATGCAGCCATTAAGAAGCTGGCCTCTGAGGCCGGCGTGGAGGTGACAGTCCgcatctctcacacactctatGACCTGGACAA GATCATAGAGTTGAACGGAGGGCAGTCCCCTCTCACCTACAAGCGGTTCCAGACCCTGATCAGCCGCATGGACCCTGTGGAGCTTCCTGCAGAGTCCATTACAGCTGAAGTCATGGGGAAGTGCACTACGCCGCTGTCCGATGACCACGACGACAAGTTCGGGGTCCCGTCTCTGGAGGAGCTCG GCTTTGACACGGAGGGTCTGTCCTCAGCCGTGTGGCCGGGCGGAGAGACTGAAGCGCTCACAAGACTAGAGCGACATTTGGAGAGGAAG GCGTGGGTCGCCAACTTCGAGCGTCCAAGAATGAACGCCAACTCTCTGCTGGCCAGCCCGACAGGCCTCAGTCCGTACCTGCGCTTCGGCTGCCTCTCCTGTCGCCTCTTCTACTTCAAACTCACCGACCTCTACAAGAAG GTGAAGAAGAAcagctcccctcctctctcgcTCTACGGTCAGCTCCTGTGGCGCGAGTTCTTCTACACGGCGGCCACCAACAACCCCTGCTTCGACAAGATGGAGAGCAACCCCATCTGCGTGCAGATCCCCTGGGACCGCAACGCCGAGGCGCTGGCCAAGTGGGCGGAGGGCCGGAGCGGCTTCCCCTGGATCGACGCCATCATGACCCAGCTGAGGCAGGAGGGCTGGATCCACCACCTGGCCCGACACGCCGTGGCCTGTTTCCTGACGCGAGGAGACCTGTGGATCAGCTGGGAGGAGGGCATGAAG GTGTTCGAGGAGCTGCTGCTCGATGCAGACTGGAGCGTTAACGCCGGCAGCTGGATGTggctctcctgcagctccttcttcCAGCAGTTCTTCCACTGCTACTGCCCAGTGGGCTTCGGCCGACGCACAGACCCCAACGGGGATTACATAAG gcGCTACTTGCCCATTCTGAGAGGGTTTCCTGCCAAGTATATTTATGACCCCTGGAACGCTCCGGAGAGTGTGCAGAAAGCAGCCAAGTGCATCATCGGGGTGCATTACCCCAAGCCCATGGTGCACCATGCAGAGGCCAGCCGCCTCAACATCGAGAGGATGAAACAGATCTACCAGCAGCTCTCCTGTTACAGAGGCCTCG GCCTCTTGGCGACAGTCCCGTCCAACATGAACAGTAACGGTAACACAGAGATGTCCTCAGACGTGGTCGGTTACTCTGTGAGGTCCACGCACGACGCTGCACCGTCATCAG gCTACGAGCTGCCGGTTCAGAACGAGGAGCAGTGGCAGAGCGGGGTCATGATGTACCTGCAGGGGGATCAGCAGACCAGCATGTCCACACACCAGCAGG GGACCAGTGCAGGAGTGATGTGTTACTCTCAAGGCTCACAACAGATACCCGGTCCTGCTCTCAAGACCCACGGCAGCTCTCAGACCAGCATCAAACGGCACAGTGAAGACTCGGTGAACTTCAGAGGCTCTAAAGTCCTGAGACAGAGCACCCACTAA
- the LOC117805064 gene encoding transcription termination factor 2, mitochondrial-like, with protein sequence MLRVTTASLCTYCQRMRLLLPPSASVSTVSSPNKRIENQQTVDYLYELSVDIRKVRKFKPWVLSETSAYVSETADLLRDMGADSTVIARILESHPEAVLCLPEDVAAQRDLWVTVCPNKRELVSIIEKFPASFFTLTHHSNQQANILYLQRLRLSKRIIGKLMASAPQSFSRPVERNQEVIHTLRETYLDLGGDEGNLRLWLQKLLSQNPYILLRPAEAWRDSLGFLREQGFTTEELLHLVSSLRASIAELRPESMEHALAYVEDALSCSKVELRELVIRCPAVLYYSLPTLAGRFQGLMDAGMTMEQVKESPNVLELTTQIVLYRIQKLASYGYDVRSGSLDVIVGTKKDFEMIYGKLQLRQQRPMFNPVAPLRTVEE encoded by the coding sequence ATGCTCCGAGTCACCACCGCCTCCCTGTGCACCTACTGTCAGAGGATGAGGCTCCTCCTGCCTCCCTCTGCGTCTGTCTCCACGGTGTCGTCTCCCAACAAGCGCATAGAGAACCAGCAGACCGTGGACTACCTCTACGAGCTGTCCGTGGACATCCGAAAGGTGCGCAAGTTCAAGCCCTGGGTTCTCTCTGAGACCTCTGCGTACGTGTCTGAGACGGCTGACCTGCTGCGGGACATGGGCGCGGACTCCACAGTGATCGCCCGCATCCTGGAGAGTCACCCTGAAGCAGTCCTGTGCCTTCCTGAGGACGTGGCCGCTCAACGAGACCTTTGGGTGACCGTGTGTCCCAACAAGCGTGAGCTGGTGAGCATCATAGAGAAGTTCCCCGCGTCCTTCTTCACCTTGACGCACCACAGCAACCAGCAGGCCAACATCCTCTACCTCCAGCGGCTCCGCCTCAGCAAGAGGATCATCGGGAAGCTGATGGCCAGCGCCCCGCAGAGCTTCAGCCGGCCCGTAGAGAGGAACCAGGAGGTGATCCACACTCTGAGGGAGACGTACCTGGACCTGGGCGGGGATGAGGGGAACCTCCGGCTGTGGTTGCAGAAGCTGCTCAGTCAGAATCCCTACATCCTGCTGCGCCCGGCGGAGGCCTGGAGGGACAGTCTGGGCTTCCTGAGGGAGCAGGGGTTCACCACAGAGGAGCTCCTTCACTTGGTCTCCAGTCTCAGAGCGTCCATCGCCGAGCTGCGGCCGGAGAGCATGGAGCACGCTCTTGCGTATGTCGAAGACGCTCTTTCCTGCTCCAAGGTGGAACTCAGAGAGCTCGTGATCCGCTGCCCGGCTGTGTTGTACTACTCTCTGCCCACTTTAGCCGGGCGCTTCCAGGGACTGATGGACGCTGGGATGACCATGGAGCAGGTGAAGGAGTCTCCAAACGTGCTGGAACTCACCACACAGATCGTGCTTTACCGGATCCAGAAGTTGGCGTCGTACGGGTACGACGTTCGCTCCGGCAGCCTGGACGTCATCGTCGGGACTAAGAAGGACTTTGAGATGATTTATGGGAAGCTGCAGCTCAGGCAGCAGAGACCGATGTTCAACCCTGTGGCTCCTCTCAGGACTGTAGAGGAGTAA